In Deltaproteobacteria bacterium, a single genomic region encodes these proteins:
- a CDS encoding calcium-binding protein — protein sequence MVGLCVGSMAVACDVEKDDGNDVVSNQASASQGDTDDDGDTDGDTDDDTDGDTDDDASSSTGNEAPPVCDAAGVSRTCASDEVPEGMQYCDGEQWGPCLTPACNPGDISECPGSGELAHCELVEGAPTWTCEDPMGCVCAGNGGGEEGTPLVFSFDRSEPEYATGTAAFDLDVKGACLGTDWPTATTPWLALDRDGDGLIGDGRELFGSGTRLASGARASQGFMALAELDDDHDGRITPADAAFDRLVLWSDVDGDRRGVAGEQLPLSAFGVLDIELGYQVEQRCDDRGNCGVERASFTFVGRGGAIEHGAVIDVHLACQ from the coding sequence ATGGTTGGCTTGTGCGTGGGTTCGATGGCGGTGGCGTGCGATGTCGAGAAGGACGACGGCAATGACGTGGTGTCGAACCAGGCCTCGGCGAGCCAGGGCGACACCGACGACGATGGCGACACCGACGGCGACACCGACGACGACACCGATGGCGACACCGACGACGACGCAAGTTCGTCGACCGGCAACGAGGCGCCACCGGTCTGCGACGCGGCCGGCGTGTCGCGGACGTGCGCCAGCGACGAGGTCCCCGAGGGCATGCAGTACTGCGATGGCGAGCAGTGGGGTCCGTGTCTGACGCCGGCGTGCAACCCGGGCGACATCTCGGAGTGCCCGGGCAGCGGGGAGCTCGCGCACTGCGAGCTGGTCGAGGGCGCGCCGACGTGGACCTGCGAAGACCCCATGGGCTGCGTCTGCGCCGGCAACGGCGGCGGCGAAGAAGGCACCCCGCTGGTGTTCTCCTTCGATCGCAGCGAACCCGAATACGCCACCGGCACCGCCGCGTTCGACCTCGACGTGAAGGGCGCGTGCCTCGGCACCGACTGGCCCACCGCCACCACGCCGTGGCTCGCGCTCGATCGCGACGGCGACGGCCTCATCGGCGATGGTCGCGAGCTCTTCGGCTCGGGTACGCGGCTGGCCAGTGGCGCCCGCGCGAGTCAGGGCTTCATGGCGCTCGCCGAGCTCGACGACGATCATGACGGACGCATCACGCCCGCGGACGCCGCGTTCGATCGTCTGGTGCTGTGGAGCGATGTCGACGGTGATCGGCGCGGTGTCGCCGGCGAGCAGCTGCCGCTGTCGGCCTTCGGTGTGCTCGACATCGAGCTGGGCTACCAGGTCGAGCAGCGCTGCGACGATCGGGGCAACTGCGGCGTCGAGCGGGCGTCGTTCACCTTCGTCGGACGCGGCGGCGCGATCGAGCACGGTGCGGTGATCGACGTCCACCTCGCCTGCCAGTAG
- a CDS encoding right-handed parallel beta-helix repeat-containing protein, translated as MPRRITTIPFPHLLAVACASDPAGDSAMSDSAVTVSTTGGASDSASSTASTADGSGTLDDSASDPTTATSDDTTTGDAPDECSPPPAEPPCEASGDGRCFYIDPVAGDDTGDGSAASPWRSFVNLNSSIYYGVYPPPAQWTALAPGDVVYVRDGTLTDVFHPGDDSGPEGGGSYVLYLRGVHGEGAPITIKRYPSERPILAPEGDALGVLVAQSSDIVIEGLEVREAHGRGIRIEEAERVDIGSVLVYDTDGVAADNVAGLEILGSGDVVVHDSVFADNYDRTAAAAGTQTENSGNLVLFSNDGAVELRHCAFYQSEGPDSQSSGFGVKYKHASPTPAGTFEVHDCYFEGNVFGVGIGTAHAHVHHNVVVDSAVGISSIDFGGPTHQWDQWIEANTLITTVGIYVSPTLDWQGEGWADLTDNAIERNLVVDTSSDHSGERRTVLFNPYMSDALHDAYAVGVTLAANCYHAESGAASFGFAEAENYGAAGGAFDLAGWRATYGFDLDAVEADPDLTGLVPSAQGPCQAMGAIVGGHMPAVDLADPLACGDAASLRRWE; from the coding sequence GTGCCGCGACGCATCACGACCATCCCGTTCCCGCACCTGCTCGCCGTGGCGTGCGCCTCGGATCCCGCCGGCGACTCGGCCATGAGCGACTCGGCCGTCACGGTCTCGACCACCGGCGGTGCCTCGGACAGCGCGTCGAGCACAGCGTCCACCGCGGACGGCTCCGGCACCCTCGACGACTCCGCCTCCGATCCGACCACGGCCACGAGCGACGACACCACCACCGGTGACGCGCCGGATGAGTGCTCGCCGCCACCGGCCGAACCTCCGTGCGAGGCGAGCGGCGACGGCCGCTGCTTCTACATCGATCCCGTCGCGGGCGACGACACTGGCGACGGCTCGGCGGCGTCACCGTGGCGCAGCTTCGTCAACCTCAACAGCAGCATCTACTACGGCGTCTATCCCCCGCCGGCGCAGTGGACTGCGCTCGCGCCGGGGGACGTCGTCTACGTGCGCGACGGCACCCTCACCGACGTGTTCCACCCGGGTGACGACTCGGGCCCCGAGGGCGGCGGCAGCTACGTGCTGTACCTGCGCGGCGTCCACGGCGAGGGCGCACCGATCACGATCAAGCGCTATCCCAGCGAGCGGCCGATCCTCGCACCCGAGGGCGACGCGCTCGGGGTGCTCGTCGCACAATCCAGCGACATCGTGATCGAAGGTCTCGAGGTGCGCGAGGCCCATGGACGCGGCATTCGCATCGAGGAGGCCGAGCGCGTCGACATCGGGAGCGTGCTCGTCTACGACACCGATGGCGTCGCAGCCGACAACGTCGCGGGGCTCGAGATCCTGGGCAGCGGCGACGTCGTCGTCCACGACAGCGTGTTCGCCGACAACTACGACCGTACCGCCGCCGCCGCCGGCACCCAAACCGAGAACAGCGGCAACTTGGTGCTGTTCTCGAACGACGGCGCGGTCGAGCTCCGCCACTGCGCCTTCTACCAGAGCGAGGGCCCCGACTCGCAGTCCTCGGGGTTCGGGGTGAAGTACAAGCACGCGAGCCCCACACCCGCGGGCACCTTCGAGGTCCACGACTGCTACTTCGAGGGCAACGTGTTCGGCGTCGGCATCGGCACGGCGCACGCGCACGTGCACCACAACGTCGTGGTCGACAGCGCGGTCGGGATCTCGAGCATCGACTTCGGCGGTCCCACGCACCAGTGGGATCAGTGGATCGAGGCCAATACGTTGATCACCACGGTGGGGATCTACGTGTCGCCGACGCTCGATTGGCAAGGCGAGGGCTGGGCCGATCTCACCGACAATGCGATCGAGCGCAACCTCGTCGTCGACACCAGCAGCGATCACAGCGGCGAGCGGCGCACCGTGCTCTTCAATCCTTACATGAGTGATGCGCTGCACGACGCCTACGCGGTTGGTGTCACGCTGGCGGCGAACTGCTATCACGCCGAGTCTGGCGCCGCGTCGTTCGGCTTCGCGGAGGCCGAGAACTACGGCGCGGCGGGGGGCGCATTCGACCTGGCTGGGTGGCGCGCGACCTACGGCTTCGATCTCGACGCCGTCGAAGCCGATCCGGATCTCACGGGCTTGGTCCCCTCCGCCCAGGGTCCATGCCAGGCCATGGGCGCGATCGTGGGCGGCCACATGCCGGCCGTGGACCTCGCGGATCCGCTGGCGTGCGGTGATGCGGCGTCCCTGCGACGGTGGGAGTGA
- a CDS encoding TetR/AcrR family transcriptional regulator: MAAKRPVTRQRKKAAPKSVRKRRGEGADRKDEIIAAATSLLVSDGYEGVSMRKVAAAVGISSTALYLYFQEKDELLDTVCHQVFSQIAPALDALLARDDAPIDLLREGLRAYLRFGLANPDHYRVVFLTRRPRDDWDHRAPLQHIDRWGRPRINTFMYLVEGLRRCQEAGQVRQGDLVTMAETVLAAQHGLLALLILSPQQKWSDPEVLIEENVGLILRGLAP, encoded by the coding sequence ATGGCGGCGAAGCGGCCCGTGACCCGGCAGCGCAAGAAGGCCGCGCCCAAGAGCGTGCGGAAGCGCCGGGGTGAGGGGGCCGACCGCAAGGACGAGATCATCGCGGCCGCGACCAGTCTGCTGGTGTCCGACGGCTACGAGGGCGTCTCGATGCGCAAGGTCGCGGCGGCCGTGGGCATCTCGTCGACCGCGCTCTACCTCTACTTCCAGGAGAAGGACGAGCTGCTCGACACGGTCTGCCATCAGGTGTTCTCGCAGATCGCTCCGGCGCTCGACGCCCTGTTGGCCCGCGACGACGCGCCCATCGATCTCCTGCGCGAGGGGCTGCGTGCGTACCTGCGCTTCGGGCTGGCCAACCCCGATCACTACCGCGTCGTCTTCTTGACCCGGCGGCCGCGCGACGACTGGGATCACCGAGCGCCGCTGCAGCACATCGATCGCTGGGGGCGGCCGCGCATCAACACGTTCATGTACCTGGTCGAGGGCCTGCGTCGGTGCCAGGAGGCCGGTCAGGTGCGTCAGGGCGATCTCGTGACGATGGCCGAGACCGTGCTCGCGGCCCAGCACGGGCTGCTCGCGCTGCTGATCCTGTCGCCGCAGCAGAAGTGGTCGGATCCCGAGGTGCTGATCGAGGAAAACGTCGGTCTGATCCTCCGCGGGCTGGCGCCCTGA
- a CDS encoding ABC transporter permease, with protein MTTKLAWRNLAHDRVRLVVTLVGIVFSVVLMGMQSGLLVGFTRTTTGLVDNARADLWMVPKGTLDVDLGGPLDERRRYQALAVAGVAKAEPYLVNFARWKKPDGGTESIQLVGHQLGDVLGGPWNLEVGSIDDLRRPDGVIVDRLYAGKLGVSAVGDTVEINGRRARVVGFTRGIRTFTQSPYVFTSLPNAREFVGLPGTTVGYVLLALAPGADAAAVESEIEARIPEVEVYQSAAFAESSSSYWLFTTGAGFSLIISALLGLVVGIVIVAQTLYASTIDRLPEYATLKAMGAPNSYLYRIIVAQAGIGAVIGYAAGIVIVIGLVFASREASAAPVLPVSLALGLGALTLVMCIGAAVLSIRKVMAIDPVGVFR; from the coding sequence ATGACCACGAAGCTCGCGTGGCGGAACCTCGCGCACGATCGCGTGCGGCTGGTGGTGACGCTCGTCGGCATCGTGTTCTCGGTGGTGCTGATGGGGATGCAGTCGGGTCTGCTGGTCGGCTTCACGCGCACGACCACCGGGCTGGTCGACAACGCGCGGGCCGACCTGTGGATGGTGCCCAAGGGCACGCTCGACGTGGATCTCGGCGGACCGCTCGACGAGCGCCGGCGCTACCAGGCGCTCGCGGTCGCTGGCGTGGCGAAGGCCGAACCCTACCTCGTCAACTTCGCCCGCTGGAAGAAGCCCGACGGGGGCACCGAGTCGATCCAGCTCGTGGGTCACCAGCTCGGTGACGTGCTCGGCGGACCGTGGAACCTCGAGGTCGGATCGATCGACGACCTGCGGCGCCCCGACGGCGTCATCGTCGACCGACTCTACGCCGGCAAGCTCGGGGTCTCGGCGGTGGGCGACACCGTCGAGATCAACGGCCGTCGCGCGCGCGTCGTCGGCTTCACCCGGGGCATCCGCACCTTCACGCAGTCGCCCTACGTGTTCACGTCGCTGCCCAACGCCCGCGAGTTTGTCGGGCTGCCCGGCACGACGGTGGGCTACGTGCTGCTCGCGCTGGCGCCCGGTGCCGACGCGGCGGCCGTCGAGTCCGAGATCGAGGCGCGCATCCCCGAGGTCGAGGTCTATCAGAGCGCGGCGTTCGCCGAGTCGTCGTCATCGTACTGGCTGTTCACGACCGGGGCCGGCTTCTCGCTCATCATCTCGGCGCTGCTGGGCCTGGTCGTCGGCATCGTGATCGTCGCGCAGACGCTCTACGCCTCGACGATCGATCGCCTGCCCGAGTACGCGACCCTGAAGGCGATGGGCGCGCCCAACTCGTACCTGTACCGCATCATCGTCGCGCAGGCGGGCATCGGCGCGGTGATCGGCTACGCGGCGGGCATCGTGATCGTCATCGGTCTCGTGTTCGCGTCACGCGAGGCCAGTGCGGCGCCGGTGCTGCCGGTGTCGCTCGCGCTCGGCCTGGGCGCGTTGACGCTGGTGATGTGCATCGGCGCGGCAGTGCTGTCGATCCGCAAGGTGATGGCGATCGACCCGGTGGGGGTGTTCCGATGA
- a CDS encoding ABC transporter ATP-binding protein, with amino-acid sequence MTSILRATDIRHVYGSGPTAFEALRGVSFEIQRGEVVLLLGPSGSGKTTLLQVIGGLLRPTSGTLTLGGQSLDGLDLEALGRVRLANFGFVFQAYNLFPTLTAAENVEVALDLIGIRGANARRRSRELLAEVGLAEKAESFPAQMSGGQKQRVAIARALAADPAVVLADEPTAALDSHSGAKVVGLFRRLADQGRAVVIVTHDSRILGAGDRIVEMEDGVVVPGTHHAVAHGADAQGAHA; translated from the coding sequence ATGACATCGATCCTGCGCGCAACCGACATCCGCCACGTCTACGGCAGCGGACCGACGGCGTTCGAGGCCCTGCGCGGGGTCTCGTTCGAGATCCAGCGCGGCGAGGTCGTGCTGCTGCTCGGCCCGTCGGGCTCGGGCAAGACCACGCTGCTGCAGGTCATCGGCGGCCTGCTGCGCCCGACCTCGGGCACGCTGACCCTGGGCGGGCAGTCGCTCGACGGCCTCGACCTCGAGGCGCTCGGTCGGGTGCGGCTGGCCAACTTCGGCTTCGTGTTCCAGGCGTACAACCTGTTCCCCACGCTGACCGCCGCCGAGAACGTCGAGGTCGCGCTCGACCTCATCGGCATCCGCGGCGCGAACGCACGAAGGCGATCGCGGGAGCTGCTCGCCGAGGTCGGCCTCGCCGAGAAGGCCGAGAGCTTTCCCGCGCAGATGTCGGGCGGCCAGAAACAGCGCGTGGCGATCGCCCGCGCCCTCGCGGCCGACCCGGCCGTGGTGCTCGCCGACGAGCCCACCGCCGCGCTCGACTCGCACAGCGGCGCAAAGGTCGTCGGGCTGTTCCGACGCCTGGCCGATCAGGGTCGCGCCGTGGTCATCGTCACCCACGACAGCCGCATCCTCGGCGCGGGGGATCGCATCGTCGAGATGGAAGACGGCGTGGTCGTGCCCGGCACGCATCACGCCGTCGCGCACGGGGCCGACGCCCAGGGAGCACACGCATGA
- a CDS encoding efflux RND transporter periplasmic adaptor subunit gives MKTSRWVGMAAVAAAVAGGASLNLRAQDEPAAPVVAAAPLGLAAPGRVEPAGEEREIGARMPGLLVAVHVDENDVVEAGAVLAEIDRSDLEAERTAALATIELRKAERARLVNGARSQERQAAKARVAAAEASLALARKEHARIEPLAQTGVLTAAELDRALERVESATAQSSEASKQLALLQAATRSDDVKIADAQIAVAEARLEAIDAAIEKSYVRSPVAGTVLRRFRRQGETVGTQPPTVLFVVGDLSHRMVRAEVDEVDVARIHEGDRVEVVADAYPGQRYGGRVTRVGRRVGGKTVTTERPQERQDRKVLDAMIELDPGSELPVGLRVDVFVVD, from the coding sequence ATGAAGACGTCACGATGGGTGGGCATGGCGGCCGTGGCCGCGGCGGTTGCAGGTGGCGCGAGCCTGAACCTGCGCGCGCAGGACGAGCCCGCAGCGCCAGTGGTCGCTGCGGCGCCGCTGGGCCTCGCCGCCCCGGGACGCGTCGAGCCGGCCGGCGAGGAGCGCGAGATCGGAGCCCGCATGCCTGGCCTGCTGGTCGCGGTGCACGTCGACGAGAACGACGTCGTCGAGGCTGGAGCGGTACTCGCCGAGATCGATCGCTCGGATCTCGAGGCCGAGCGCACCGCGGCGCTCGCGACGATCGAGCTGCGCAAGGCCGAGCGGGCGCGGCTCGTCAACGGGGCCCGCTCGCAGGAGCGCCAGGCGGCGAAGGCCCGGGTCGCCGCGGCCGAGGCCTCGCTCGCCCTCGCTCGCAAGGAGCACGCGCGCATCGAGCCGCTCGCGCAGACCGGCGTGCTCACGGCGGCGGAGCTCGATCGTGCCCTCGAGCGGGTCGAGTCCGCGACCGCGCAGTCGTCCGAGGCCAGCAAGCAGCTCGCCCTGCTGCAGGCGGCGACGCGCTCCGACGACGTGAAGATCGCGGACGCGCAGATCGCCGTCGCCGAGGCGCGGCTCGAGGCCATCGACGCCGCCATCGAGAAGTCGTACGTGCGCTCGCCGGTGGCGGGCACGGTGCTGCGCCGGTTCCGTCGCCAAGGCGAGACCGTCGGCACGCAGCCGCCCACGGTGCTCTTCGTGGTCGGCGATCTCTCGCATCGCATGGTGCGCGCGGAGGTCGACGAAGTCGATGTCGCGCGGATCCACGAGGGCGATCGGGTCGAGGTCGTCGCCGATGCGTACCCGGGCCAGCGCTACGGCGGGCGGGTCACGCGGGTCGGGCGTCGGGTCGGCGGCAAGACGGTCACCACCGAGCGCCCGCAGGAGCGCCAGGATCGAAAGGTCCTCGATGCGATGATCGAGCTCGATCCGGGCAGCGAGCTACCCGTGGGATTGCGCGTCGACGTGTTCGTGGTGGACTGA